A DNA window from Leopardus geoffroyi isolate Oge1 chromosome A1, O.geoffroyi_Oge1_pat1.0, whole genome shotgun sequence contains the following coding sequences:
- the CCDC152 gene encoding coiled-coil domain-containing protein 152 isoform X3: protein MSQSSEGCMKKISGVNLDKLISDFSQIEKKMIETSGKNNILDMQLEKTNYLLKVTQTKEVSIKKECSALHNMIKGLQQTIEHQHNLKGENEQLKRNADLMREKLKSHEQEYKNNIAKLMSEMKIKEEGHKIEIRKLYQDMQEKIESNEQKHKELMEKREVEISELNAKLKTQEKEKQSEIIKLQLEFDAKLARVQTKSKSYADSTVLPQSIYRRKLQHLQEEKNKEIAVLRNTIRNLEQRLSVDKDSQLKPFDKGSCPKRRRF from the exons ATGAGTCAAAGCAGCGAAGGATGTATGAAAAAGATTAGCGGTGTGAATCTTGACAAGCTTATAAGTGATTTCTCACAGATAGAAAAG AAAATGATAGAAACCAGTGGAAAGAATAATATACTGGATATGCAGTTGGAAAAAACTAACTATTTGTTAAAAGTAACGCAAACAAAGGAGGTTTCAATTAAAAAAG AATGTTCTGCTCTTCATAATATGATAAAAGGGCTACAGCAGACAATTGAACATCAACATAATTTAAAAG GTGAAAATGAACAACTAAAAAGAAATGCTGATCTTATGAGAGAAAAGCTGAAGTCTCATGAACAA GAATATAAGAATAATATTGCCAAACTTATgagtgaaatgaaaatcaaagaggagggacataaaatagaaataaggaaaCTTTATCAGGATATGCAGgaaaaaa TTGAGTCAAATGAACAAAAGCATAAAGAActgatggagaaaagggaagtggAAATTTCAGAGTTAAATGCAAAgttaaaaactcaagaaaaggaaaaacaaagtgaaataatcAAATTACAGCTCGAG TTTGATGCCAAACTAGCAAGAGTTCAAACTAAATCAAAATCCTATGCAGATTCTACTGTTTTGCCACAGAGTATCTACAGAAGG AAGCTTCAAcatcttcaagaagaaaaaaacaaggagatTGCAGTTCTTCGTAATACCATTCGCAATTTAGAGCAACGTCTCTCTGTTGACAAAGATTCTCAACTTAAACCTTTTGACAAAGGTTCTTGCCCTAAGCGTAGACGGTTTTGA
- the CCDC152 gene encoding coiled-coil domain-containing protein 152 isoform X2 produces the protein MSQSSEGCMKKISGVNLDKLISDFSQIEKKMIETSGKNNILDMQLEKTNYLLKVTQTKEVSIKKECSALHNMIKGLQQTIEHQHNLKGENEQLKRNADLMREKLKSHEQEYKNNIAKLMSEMKIKEEGHKIEIRKLYQDMQEKIESNEQKHKELMEKREVEISELNAKLKTQEKEKQSEIIKLQLEFDAKLARVQTKSKSYADSTVLPQSIYRRVCEIFFHSHCVRK, from the exons ATGAGTCAAAGCAGCGAAGGATGTATGAAAAAGATTAGCGGTGTGAATCTTGACAAGCTTATAAGTGATTTCTCACAGATAGAAAAG AAAATGATAGAAACCAGTGGAAAGAATAATATACTGGATATGCAGTTGGAAAAAACTAACTATTTGTTAAAAGTAACGCAAACAAAGGAGGTTTCAATTAAAAAAG AATGTTCTGCTCTTCATAATATGATAAAAGGGCTACAGCAGACAATTGAACATCAACATAATTTAAAAG GTGAAAATGAACAACTAAAAAGAAATGCTGATCTTATGAGAGAAAAGCTGAAGTCTCATGAACAA GAATATAAGAATAATATTGCCAAACTTATgagtgaaatgaaaatcaaagaggagggacataaaatagaaataaggaaaCTTTATCAGGATATGCAGgaaaaaa TTGAGTCAAATGAACAAAAGCATAAAGAActgatggagaaaagggaagtggAAATTTCAGAGTTAAATGCAAAgttaaaaactcaagaaaaggaaaaacaaagtgaaataatcAAATTACAGCTCGAG TTTGATGCCAAACTAGCAAGAGTTCAAACTAAATCAAAATCCTATGCAGATTCTACTGTTTTGCCACAGAGTATCTACAGAAGGGTatgtgagatttttttccataGCCAttgtgtaagaaaataa
- the CCDC152 gene encoding coiled-coil domain-containing protein 152 isoform X1, whose amino-acid sequence MYLKFLSPNIDKLHDRPNPQVYIRFFPPCLPSRGIRIVEKIKKMIETSGKNNILDMQLEKTNYLLKVTQTKEVSIKKECSALHNMIKGLQQTIEHQHNLKGENEQLKRNADLMREKLKSHEQEYKNNIAKLMSEMKIKEEGHKIEIRKLYQDMQEKIESNEQKHKELMEKREVEISELNAKLKTQEKEKQSEIIKLQLEFDAKLARVQTKSKSYADSTVLPQSIYRRVCEIFFHSHCVRK is encoded by the exons ATGTATTTGAAGTTCCTCTCCCCAAATATAGACAAATTACATGATAGACCAAACCCACAAGTATATAttaggttttttcccccttgtctGCCTTCGAGAGGAATAAGAATAGTTGAGAAGATAAag AAAATGATAGAAACCAGTGGAAAGAATAATATACTGGATATGCAGTTGGAAAAAACTAACTATTTGTTAAAAGTAACGCAAACAAAGGAGGTTTCAATTAAAAAAG AATGTTCTGCTCTTCATAATATGATAAAAGGGCTACAGCAGACAATTGAACATCAACATAATTTAAAAG GTGAAAATGAACAACTAAAAAGAAATGCTGATCTTATGAGAGAAAAGCTGAAGTCTCATGAACAA GAATATAAGAATAATATTGCCAAACTTATgagtgaaatgaaaatcaaagaggagggacataaaatagaaataaggaaaCTTTATCAGGATATGCAGgaaaaaa TTGAGTCAAATGAACAAAAGCATAAAGAActgatggagaaaagggaagtggAAATTTCAGAGTTAAATGCAAAgttaaaaactcaagaaaaggaaaaacaaagtgaaataatcAAATTACAGCTCGAG TTTGATGCCAAACTAGCAAGAGTTCAAACTAAATCAAAATCCTATGCAGATTCTACTGTTTTGCCACAGAGTATCTACAGAAGGGTatgtgagatttttttccataGCCAttgtgtaagaaaataa
- the LOC123582404 gene encoding uncharacterized protein LOC123582404, which yields MPREFVTQAEKPSNPFLGVFTVPPNFLHQHPFSGCGLLARETRKQAGDSVPVKFIGEKQGLTCDLPAQQQPPPSGLAAPGLTGVDGLGDVRRYEEKNFQGQSGNFEPGDKKPGAYLTPLTVPHSSPQSPASPLPGAGPPRTAVPSPEASSPNNRPALLPAPTWAASFPPPVVPASLALARLSIWCFLDIFFWFLGHDPTSSACQIPNYFPAQRINHIGFKFGAVSQHH from the exons ATGCCACGA GAGTTTGTCACACAGGCTGAAAAGCCATCCAATCCATTTCTAGGTGTCTTCACGGTACCCCCCAATTTCCTCCATCAACATCCCTTCAGTGGCTGTGGCCTTCTTGCCCGTGAAACTAGGAAACAAGCTGGTGATTCAGTGCCGGTCAAGTTCATCGGTGAGAAGCAGGGACTGACTTGTGACCTTCCGGCCCAGCAGCAACCACCCCCCTCAG GACTCGCCGCACCAGGCCTGACGGGAGTGGATGGCTTAGGAGACGTGAGGAGGTATGAAGAAAAGAATTTCCAAGGCCAAAGTGGGAATTTCGAACCTGGGGACAAAAAGCCTGGAGCGTACCTGACGCCGCTCACAGTTCCTCACAGTTCCCCACAGTCTCCCGCGTCACCACTTCCGGGTGCTGGTCCGCCCCGcactgctgtcccctccccgGAAGCAAGTTCCCCCAACAATAGGCCCGCCCTTCTCCCGGCCCCGACCTGGGCCGCCAGTTTTCCACCTCCGGTGGTCCCTGCCTCCTTGGCCCTTGCTCGCCTCAGCATCTGGTGcttcttagatatttttttctggtttctgggaCATGACCCAACATCCAGTGCCTGCCAGATTCCTAATTATTTCCCTGCCCAAAGAATAAATCACATTGGTTTTAAGTTTGGAGCAGTGAGTCAGCATCATTGA